DNA from Microvirga ossetica:
ATTCACGCTTCAGCCGGCCAATTCGCCCGCGCGCATTGCCGCCATGAACAAGCTCCCGCCGAACAAGTTCGTCCGTCAGACCTCAGGCGGGACCGTGGTCTATGTCTATGCCGATCCTGCGGGGTGCCAGTGTGTCTATTTCGGCAACCAGACGGCGTGGTCGAACTATCGGAGCGCTGTCTTCGCCAAGCAACTGGCCAATGAGCAGCAGATGACCGCGATGATGAACCAGGACGCCTTCGATTTCGGGCCGTGGGGCCCCGGCTTCTGGTAGGTCGTTCCTCCGCGCTCGAATGCTTGATCTCCCACCTGGTGTGGGGACGACATGGGGCGGACCATCGACGATGATGTGCTAGAGGAGGAGGTGATGACCGTCAGATTTGTCTTGCTTCTGGTCCTGTCCTGCGGAGCCGGACTCGCGGGCTTGATCATTCGACCGGCCGATGCCGCAGCCTTCACCTGCCCGGACACCGTGACGTCGGATGCGCCAAGGAATGCTTCTCCCCTGAGCGATCTTTACTCGGGGGCAAATGATGCCACTGCCGGCAATCGTCTCAGTGAGCTCATGGCTGACCTCCGCAAAGGTGGCATGAAACCTGCTCTCATCGTTGACCACCTGGTGGGTGCCTATTGCCCGCTGGTCGCAAACGACGGCAGCATCTCGGACAAGCAAAAGGCCGACCGGGTTCGGCGGTTCGCGCGGCAGGTGACGGGATTGGCCTACGGGCCGTCAGGCCAGGATGAGCTGGATGTCCTCGTCGATGTGCCCCTGATACCGACGCTGCTTGGCCAGGTGGACCAGGCGGCGGCCAAGGCTGGGTTGTCCCGGGATGCATGGATCGAGCGGGCGATCAAGCAACAGTTGACGCTGCCGTGACGCCGCAGCTTCGATTTCGACCTCGGGCCGACGCCATCCAAGCGGACCTGAGGCGTGAGCCAGGACATGGAGCATCGAATGGGTCCCGGAAGTGGCCTCCTCTTCCGGGACCCATGCTCTAGTAGCACGGCGGATAGGGGTAATAGCCGCACCGGCCATATCCGTAGTAATAGGGGGACGCCGCGGCTGCTCCCAACGCAGCTCCGGCGGCAAGGCCAGCCGCTGCCCCGGCACCCGCCCCATACCAGGCACCGCGATAGACGGGGGCGTGCCAATAGTTGCCGCCAGCCCAGGCGCCGCCACGGTAGCCGCCGACGTGCACGGCGTCGAACCCACCGGCGTGGAACCCGCCCGCGTGGAAGCCCCCAAAGCCGCCGGCGTGAAAGCCGCCGAACCCGCCCGCATGGAAGCCGCCGCCGCCGAAGGCGGCGAAGCGGTCGATGAACAGTGCAGCCGGTCCGCTCGATCCGGCCAGACCTCCCTCCAGCACCACGACGTCGAAGGTCAGGTTCCCGCCTTCGAGCTTCGGCGTCTTCAGCGTCACCACGGCATCGCTGACCTTCGAGCCGTCGCCGCCCAGAACGGACACGGTGGCGTTGGGCGGATCCTTGGCGAAGCTGTCCTTGCCTTCATCCCACTGCATGATGAACTGCTCGGTCATCACGTGACCGGCCGCCCGCACCGGCCGATCGGCGAACACGATCGAGTTCGGCGCCACGCCGGTCAAGGTCAGCTTGCCGCCCTCCAGCTTCGCGCCCGCCGCGTTGAGCACGGCGAGCGAGGGGACCGGACCCGTCGGCGTGGTCTGGCCGATGCTCTTCTCGAGCGGCACATGGGGTTTCATCGTCGCGTCCTGAGACAGCGCGATGGCTGGCACGAGCAACAGGCCGACGACAAGGACAAGGTTAGACGCGCAGCGTTTCACGGGCATGGTTCATCTCCCTGATGGGGACCGAAGTCGTACGCAAAGGTGATCGGACAGAGCCTGCCACGGACGAACCAGTCCTGCTTGACCGGATAGGCCATCGACTTGACCGATCGGGACAATCCCGTTGGCCTCCGATCAATCGAGCTTCTCGACCCGGGCCGCCATGTCGGGCGTGAGGCGCATCCGGTAGGAGGCGTTGCCGCACCGCAGATTCCACACGGTCTCATCCGGCTTCGAAAGCTGGGCGTCCCGTTGCGCCGTCGCAGGTTCATCGCAGCGATGACCCTGCAATCGCAGTTGCGCCGCCAGGGTTTCCGGCGGCGTCGCCTGGGCCGCCGCATCGCGACCGCCGGAGACGAGGAGCGCAACGGTCAATGCTCCGATGAGAAGTCCATGCCACGCCATCAGTCGACCTCATTGATTGCCCGCACCCTGCCAGCGGGATCCTATTCGAACGGGAAGATGCGCTTCCAATCGTTCCTCATGCTGATCACCGACCATCCGTCCTTCCTGGCCTCGCCATAGAGAGCGGCGGTGAGGGCGCCGACCTTGGTGTCGGGCAGGCCCGCGGCCGGGCCGTAGGCGTATTCGCGGGTGGCGTCATCGTGCAGAACCAGCATCTTGAGCCGGGCGCCGGCACCCGCACCAGTCCATTCCAGCATCTCGCGGTCGCCGTTCGAGTTGCCGAAGGCCGCCTGGGGACGGCGGCCGATCATCAGGTGAATGCCTTCGGGCTTGCCAGCGTTGTTGTCGTTGAGCAGCAGCTTCGGCTCCTTGGTCAGGAACGGCTTGCCGTCCTGGCCATAGCCGTACTTCGTCGCGCCGGCGGTGCCGACCACCTGCTCGGGCGGGATGCCGTAGACCCGTTCCGAATAGATGCGCACGAAGTCCTGGCCGCCGCCGGTCACGATGTAGGTCTTGTAGCCGTTGTCGCGCAGATGGCGCAGAACTTCGAGCATCGGCTGATAGACCAGCTCGGTGTAGGGACGCTGCCAGCGCGGATGCCGGGCCGTTTCGAGCCAGCGCAGGGCCTCGGCGTTGAACTCGTCGACCGACATGCCGGTCAGCGTCGCGGCGAGAATGATCTCGAGGTCATGCATCGACAGCTTCGCCATCGCCTCCCGATTGCCGGAGAGGACGGTCTTGAAAGGCTCCGCATTCCTGAGTTCTGGCCGCTTCGCCACCACCGCCGGGACGCGATCCAGGCAGTAGACCACCTGCGAGTACATCGGATGCTCGACCCACAGCGTCCCGTCCTGGTCGAAGGTTGCGATGCGTTCCTCCGGATGGACGTAGCTCGGGCTGGCCTGGTCGGTGGTGACCCGCACGAAGTCGAGGATGGCCTGCTTGGCTGCCCCATCGTTCCACGACGGCAATGGGCCGCCCGCGGCCGGC
Protein-coding regions in this window:
- a CDS encoding glutelin, whose protein sequence is MTVRFVLLLVLSCGAGLAGLIIRPADAAAFTCPDTVTSDAPRNASPLSDLYSGANDATAGNRLSELMADLRKGGMKPALIVDHLVGAYCPLVANDGSISDKQKADRVRRFARQVTGLAYGPSGQDELDVLVDVPLIPTLLGQVDQAAAKAGLSRDAWIERAIKQQLTLP
- a CDS encoding HAD family hydrolase; protein product: MDPITPSGINRRVMLSTLAVLPVLPGLLRPVPAAAQAQAPAAGGPLPSWNDGAAKQAILDFVRVTTDQASPSYVHPEERIATFDQDGTLWVEHPMYSQVVYCLDRVPAVVAKRPELRNAEPFKTVLSGNREAMAKLSMHDLEIILAATLTGMSVDEFNAEALRWLETARHPRWQRPYTELVYQPMLEVLRHLRDNGYKTYIVTGGGQDFVRIYSERVYGIPPEQVVGTAGATKYGYGQDGKPFLTKEPKLLLNDNNAGKPEGIHLMIGRRPQAAFGNSNGDREMLEWTGAGAGARLKMLVLHDDATREYAYGPAAGLPDTKVGALTAALYGEARKDGWSVISMRNDWKRIFPFE